A window of the Erpetoichthys calabaricus chromosome 10, fErpCal1.3, whole genome shotgun sequence genome harbors these coding sequences:
- the LOC114642896 gene encoding P2Y purinoceptor 1-like, translating into MPTDNMHLSFTAAASLRDANFTTLQEPAVNISRQLCNVSKSFTSTFLPTVYVIVFCVGLIGNCLGLSSLFRNWKRLGSINMFVLNLGVADLLYVFTLPFLVHYYATHRHWPFGPSFCKMTRFCFNLNLYGSIGFLTCISVYRYLGIVHPMEVMGRIRSYHTLCICALVWILVIAVISPDLYFDKTLPGLSNGSCYDTTTNDYISAYLYYSLVWTTLGFCVPLVIILGCYGHIAIVLSRNKNVEPPLKQKCLRLVVILVVLFVVCFIPYHVLRNWNLRTRILQLQGQCKPAFGRIYISYQVSRGLASINSAFNPLVYLITNDDFQTRVSEFSQRARRSVALLKERKGPEGLLDKSDSNEMKTLDVCGH; encoded by the coding sequence ATGCCCACTGATAACATGCATCTGTCATTCACCGCAGCCGCGTCGCTTCGAGATGCCAACTTTACCACTTTGCAGGAGCCCGCGGTGAACATCAGCCGGCAGCTGTGCAATGTGAGCAAATCCTTCACCAGCACTTTCTTGCCAACTGTTTATGTGATCGTCTTTTGCGTCGGATTAATTGGAAACTGTCTGGGACTGAGCAGTCTGTTCCGTAATTGGAAGAGACTGGGTAGCATCAACATGTTTGTCCTCAATCTGGGGGTGGCGGACTTGCTGTACGTCTTCACCCTGCCTTTCCTGGTGCACTACTATGCCACGCACCGACACTGGCCCTTCGGAccgagcttctgtaaaatgacgCGCTTCTGCTTTAATTTGAACTTGTACGGGAGCATCGGCTTTCTCACCTGCATCAGCGTGTACCGTTATTTGGGGATTGTCCACCCCATGGAGGTAATGGGACGTATCCGGAGCTACCACACGCTCTGTATTTGCGCACTGGTTTGGATTTTGGTCATAGCTGTAATTTCTCCCGATTTGTATTTTGATAAAACATTACCGGGTTTAAGCAATGGCAGCTGCTATGACACCACCACTAACGATTATATCTCCGCATATCTGTACTACAGCCTTGTCTGGACCACCCTGGGCTTCTGCGTACCGCTGGTCATTATTTTGGGGTGCTACGGACACATCGCCATTGTGCTCTCTAGAAATAAAAACGTGGAGCCGCCGCTGAAGCAGAAATGCCTGAGACTTGTCGTGATCCTTGTCGTCCTGTTTGTGGTTTGTTTCATTCCCTACCACGTCCTGAGGAACTGGAACTTAAGAACCAGGATACTGCAGTTACAAGGACAATGCAAGCCGGCATTCGGGAGGATCTACATCTCTTACCAAGTGAGCCGGGGACTGGCGTCAATAAACAGCGCCTTCAACCCCCTGGTCTATCTGATAACCAACGACGACTTCCAGACTCGAGTCAGCGAGTTTAGCCAGCGGGCGCGGCGATCTGTGGCGCTCTTGAAGGAACGCAAAGGGCCCGAGGGACTGCTGGATAAGTCGGACTCGAACGAGATGAAGACTTTGGACGTGTGCGGACACTGA